One stretch of Serinicoccus hydrothermalis DNA includes these proteins:
- a CDS encoding NADH-quinone oxidoreductase subunit L: MPELPDVPWSDLQLPDIPLPELPMPDLWGAPAHWAILATLLAALAGLGLTGRSNRLAAWVGVGGSLVAFLATLWQLYTLTRIEGAQREVGTIGALRLGELQAPLGLMVAWPTALVAATVAAVALVVQGYARWYLWYDPRYRSFAATVSLFTAAMLLLVHADDLLLTLVGWEVMGWCSYLLIGHHSTRSAAARAASKALLVTRTADIGFVLGLVILATGAGTTRTSGVVEHWAADGASATLTLALCLLVVGVAGKSALFPFQDWLPDAMEGPTPASALIHAATMVAAGTVVLAQLFDLLVLSGTARLLLAVLACTTMIGAALLAFAQGDLKRLLAWSTVSQVALMLAVLAAATPATGPDAALQHLVAHAWFKALLFLTTGWLGVLVGGTAMALVASGARRYRVLRHRFGWGLLALAGVPPFVGFFSKELILGTAEAGTGPGAGGGLVPVLVLASVGASAPLTAAYCMRAWLVLSRPTVVQDLAQTYHPGPVQRIDDFFDEPQVVQEAEGVERAEAAISSSARMGTSFLMLMTLLGALVSLLPVWGPQVELDLQLTVATLLLMLVSALLVRLAAGGVRTRDAAARIPAAASLAAERGLYADVAYRALVATPVLALARGVAWFDDQVLDAWVRGLGAGPRPLGRVGDLLSPRRATPGLALVLAGMLVLAAIGVVTA; this comes from the coding sequence ATGCCTGAGCTCCCCGACGTGCCCTGGTCCGACCTGCAGCTCCCGGACATACCGCTGCCCGAGCTGCCCATGCCGGACCTGTGGGGCGCGCCCGCCCACTGGGCGATCCTGGCGACGCTGCTCGCGGCGCTCGCCGGTCTGGGGCTGACCGGCCGCTCCAACCGGCTCGCCGCGTGGGTGGGGGTCGGCGGCTCGCTCGTCGCCTTCCTCGCCACGCTGTGGCAGCTCTACACCCTCACCCGGATCGAGGGCGCGCAGCGCGAGGTCGGCACCATCGGGGCCCTGCGCCTCGGGGAGCTGCAAGCCCCGCTGGGGCTCATGGTGGCCTGGCCGACCGCCCTGGTCGCCGCCACCGTCGCCGCGGTCGCGCTCGTCGTCCAGGGGTATGCCCGCTGGTACCTCTGGTACGACCCGCGCTACCGCTCCTTCGCCGCCACGGTGTCCCTCTTCACCGCGGCGATGCTGCTGCTCGTCCACGCCGACGACCTGCTGCTCACACTCGTCGGCTGGGAGGTGATGGGCTGGTGCTCCTACCTGCTCATCGGGCACCACTCGACCCGCTCCGCCGCCGCGCGCGCCGCCAGCAAGGCGCTGCTCGTCACCCGGACCGCCGACATCGGCTTCGTCCTCGGCCTGGTGATCCTCGCGACCGGCGCCGGCACGACGCGCACGAGCGGGGTGGTCGAGCACTGGGCCGCGGACGGCGCCTCGGCCACGCTCACCCTCGCCCTGTGCCTGCTGGTCGTCGGGGTGGCCGGCAAGTCGGCGCTCTTCCCCTTCCAGGACTGGCTGCCGGACGCCATGGAGGGTCCGACGCCGGCCTCGGCGCTCATCCACGCCGCGACGATGGTCGCGGCCGGCACGGTGGTGCTCGCCCAGCTCTTCGACCTGCTCGTGCTGTCCGGCACCGCGCGCCTGCTGCTGGCCGTGCTGGCCTGCACCACGATGATCGGCGCCGCCCTCCTGGCCTTCGCCCAGGGCGACCTCAAGCGGCTCCTCGCCTGGTCCACGGTGAGCCAGGTGGCGCTCATGCTCGCCGTCCTCGCCGCCGCCACGCCGGCGACCGGCCCGGACGCCGCGCTGCAGCACCTCGTCGCGCACGCGTGGTTCAAGGCCCTGCTCTTCCTGACGACCGGCTGGCTGGGCGTCCTCGTGGGCGGCACCGCGATGGCCCTGGTCGCCTCCGGCGCGCGGCGCTACCGCGTCCTGCGCCACCGCTTCGGCTGGGGGTTGCTCGCCCTGGCCGGCGTGCCGCCCTTCGTCGGCTTCTTCTCCAAGGAGCTCATCCTGGGCACCGCCGAGGCCGGCACCGGTCCGGGGGCCGGCGGCGGTCTCGTCCCGGTGCTCGTCCTGGCCTCGGTCGGGGCCAGCGCCCCGCTCACCGCGGCCTACTGCATGCGCGCCTGGCTGGTGCTCAGCCGCCCGACGGTGGTCCAGGACCTGGCGCAGACCTACCACCCCGGCCCGGTGCAGCGGATCGACGACTTCTTCGACGAGCCGCAGGTCGTCCAGGAGGCCGAGGGGGTCGAGCGGGCCGAGGCCGCGATCAGCTCCTCCGCCCGCATGGGCACCTCCTTCCTCATGCTCATGACCCTCCTCGGCGCGCTGGTCTCCCTCCTCCCGGTCTGGGGCCCGCAGGTCGAGCTCGACCTGCAGCTCACCGTCGCGACGCTGCTGCTCATGCTGGTCAGCGCGCTGCTCGTGCGCCTCGCGGCGGGCGGGGTGCGCACCCGTGACGCGGCCGCGCGCATACCCGCCGCGGCGAGCCTGGCCGCCGAGCGGGGCCTCTACGCCGACGTCGCCTACCGCGCCCTCGTCGCCACCCCGGTCCTCGCGCTCGCCCGGGGGGTCGCCTGGTTCGACGACCAGGTGCTGGACGCCTGGGTGCGCGGCCTCGGGGCGGGTCCCCGGCCGCTCGGCCGGGTCGGCGACCTCCTCAGCCCGCGTCGGGCGACGCCCGGGCTCGCGCTCGTCCTGGCCGGCATGCTCGTGCTGGCCGCGATCGGGGTGGTGACCGCGTGA